From one Lycium barbarum isolate Lr01 chromosome 6, ASM1917538v2, whole genome shotgun sequence genomic stretch:
- the LOC132644517 gene encoding receptor-like protein EIX2, translating into MACWKILVTVLVFYLQSFPLLVPVEAIKTASLPLKNTTEFKVRCVEGERKALLNFKRSLRDPSDRLASWFGKECCIWKGVYCDFQTGYVISLDLNDRSNNCYWKKLGHLIPGNSTCLGGKVSPALLELRYLKYLDLGGNDFQGLATPNFFGSLEKLQYLNLSHSSLIGLPPSLGNLSNLQYLSLNAYSYPYHTVERGWAKDLIWVSGLSSLKYINLSYVNLSLVKHWFEAFNKLPSLVTLRLENSSLHYLPYSFLYRNMTSLSYLSLSRNNFGNSVLPKGLTNATTIKVLYMESSNIEGPIADVEWGKLCNLRELYLRRNKINGDISRAVEGLSSCSNNTIEVLCLGENALTGKLPNSLGHLKKLKMLEISFNMISGMIPASIEQLSGLQILGLGENQLKGALPESIFNFSELTKLRLSTNSLEGKLSQNHFARLHQLKILCLSCGRSFAVNLTDEWVPPFSLSAIELRSCSLGPKFPTWLETQKQLEVVILTNGSISDPIPPWLWTLYYYGVVVDLSSNRFHGLLPLWPNVTHLNLAKNLFSGSIPLNIGHVMTKLQVLDLSGNAFIGSIPYSITRVKKLLRLDLSENHLSGKIPDWWYESQQLQVIDLSGNNLSGSIPPSVCSPLSLFWLRLSQNNLSGELSKSLRNCNSLVTLDIGENKISGPIPEWLGESLLSMKKLRMTRNMIDGRIPAQLCQLSSLQILDLSHDNLTGSIPSCLGSLRALKSVKFYMWDPNYRYYSYVFTPKMDLVKKGTKMTYTYTLDQVNLIDLSCNNLHGEIPNEITNLSALGTLNLSWNQSSGKIPKDIGSMQLLETLDLSSNHLSGSTPLSMTSITSLSHLNLSYNNLGGPIPSTNQFGTFTDPSCFEGNPELCGKPLITDCSLPRKKEMETKIEDDEHEIRLCFFVGAGVGFVVMFLATFSSLMVKKSWAYCCFYFMEEVGERIVRA; encoded by the exons ATGGCATGCTGGAAAATTTTAGTTACCGTACTTGTTTTCTATCTTCAATCCTTTCCTCTACTTGTTCCAGTCGAAGCCATAAAAACTGCTTCTTTACCTCTCAAAAACACTACTGAATTCAAAGTGAGATGTGTTGAGGGTGAGAGAAAAGCCCTATTAAACTTCAAGCGAAGTCTCAGAGATCCCTCTGACCGACTGGCTTCTTGGTTTGGCAAAGAATGCTGCATTTGGAAAGGTGTTTATTGTGACTTCCAAACTGGTTATGTCATCAGCCTGGATCTCAATGATAGATCAAACAATTGCTATTGGAAGAAATTGGGACATTTGATTCCAGGCAATTCAACATGCTTGGGTGGCAAGGTAAGTCCTGCTTTACTCGAATTGCGATACCTGAAGTATTTAGACCTTGGCGGTAATGACTTCCAAGGACTTGCCACTCCCAATTTCTTTGGTTCTCTTGAAAAATTACAGTATCTTAACCTCAGTCACTCATCGCTTATTGGTCTTCCTCCTTCACTTGGAAATCTGTCAAATTTGCAGTATTTAAGCCTAAATGCATATTCCTATCCTTACCACACTGTGGAAAGAGGTTGGGCTAAAGATTTGATTTGGGTTTCCGGTCTGTCTTCTTTGAAGTACATTAATCTTTCTTATGTGAACCTTTCTTTGGTGAAGCATTGGTTTGAAGCTTTTAATAAGCTGCCATCCTTAGTGACTCTGCGTTTGGAAAACAGTAGTCTTCACTATCTCCCTTACTCCTTCCTATACCGGAATATGACTTCTCTTTCTTATCTCTCCCTTTCACGGAATAACTTTGGTAATTCTGTGTTGCCTAAAGGGTTGACTAATGCCACCACCATTAAGGTACTTTATATGGAGTCTAGCAACATTGAAGGTCCAATAGCAGATGTTGAATGGGGTAAACTCTGTAATCTGCGGGAGTTGTATCTAAGGCGGAATAAAATTAATGGAGACATAAGTCGAGCGGTGGAAGGTTTGTCCAGCTGCAGCAACAATACCATAGAGGTATTATGTCTTGGCGAAAACGCATTGACAGGAAAATTGCCAAATTCACTAGGACATTTGAAGAAATTAAAGATGCTTGAAATTTCTTTTAACATGATATCAGGCATGATTCCAGCATCTATTGAGCAGTTGTCAGGGTTGCAGATTTTGGGCTTGGGAGAGAATCAATTGAAGGGAGCATTACCTGAGAGTATTTTCAATTTTTCTGAATTAACTAAATTGCGGCTGTCAACAAATTCTTTGgaaggcaaactttcacaaaatCACTTTGCAAGACTCCATCAACTGAAAATATTATGCCTATCTTGTGGAAGAAGTTTTGCGGTCAACTTGACCGATGAATGGGTTCCTCCATTTAGCCTCTCAGCTATCGAGCTTAGAAGTTGCAGTTTGGGTCCCAAGTTCCCCACATGGCTGGAAACTCAAAAGCAACTTGAGGTTGTTATTCTCACCAATGGCTCCATTTCAGATCCTATACCTCCTTGGCTTTGGACACT TTACTATTATGGTGTTGTGGTGGACTTGAGTTCCAATCGCTTCCATGGTTTGTTACCTCTTTGGCCAAATGTGACACATTTGAATCTTGCAAAGAACTTGTTTTCAGGATCTATACCCTTAAACATCGGTCATGTGATGACAAAACTTCAAGTGTTAGATCTTTCTGGAAATGCTTTTATAGGATCTATACCTTATTCAATAACAAGAGTGAAGAAGCTATTGAGATTGGACCTTTCAGAAAATCATTTGTCTGGAAAGATTCCTGATTGGTGGTATGAATCGCAACAACTTCAAGTCATAGATTTGTCAGGGAATAATCTTTCAGGTAGTATTCCTCCTTCAGTTTGTTCACCACTTTCACTTTTTTGGTTGAGATTGAGCCAAAATAACCTTTCCGGAGAACTTTCAAAATCATTGAGGAATTGCAATAGCTTAGTTACACTTGATATTGGAGAGAACAAAATCAGTGGCCCCATACCCGAGTGGTTAGGAGAAAGTCTCTTATCTATGAAAAAGCTTAGAATGACGCGTAACATGATTGATGGACGCATTCCAGCACAACTATGCCAACTTTCTAGCCTCCAAATTCTTGATCTTTCACATGACAACTTGACAGGTTCTATACCTTCCTGCCTGGGAAGTTTGAGAGCTCTTAAATCAGTGAAATTTTACATGTGGGATCCTAACTACCGCTATTACAGCTATGTTTTTACACCCAAGATGGACTTGGTCAAGAAAGGAACAAAGATGACATACACCTATACTTTAGATCAAGTGAATCTTATTGATCTTTCCTGCAACAATCTTCACGGTGAAATCCCGAATGAAATTACAAATCTCTCAGCCTTAGGCACTCTAAATTTATCGTGGAACCAATCATCAGGAAAAATTCCGAAGGACATAGGGAGCATGCAGCTATTGGAGACACTAGACCTTTCCTCTAACCATCTCTCAGGTTCTACACCATTGAGCATGACTTCCATCACCTCATTGAGCCATCTTAACTTGTCATATAACAACCTTGGTGGCCCTATCCCATCAACAAACCAATTTGGAACCTTTACTGATCCTTCATGTTTTGAAGGTAATCCAGAACTTTGTGGGAAACCATTGATTACGGATTGCTCTCTACCCAGGAAAAAGGAAATGGAAACGAAAATTGAAGATGATGAGCatgaaataaggctatgttttttcGTGGGTGCAGGAGTGGGATTTGTTGTCATGTTTTTGGCGACATTTAGTAGCTTGATGGTAAAAAAGTCGTGGGCATATTGCTGCTTCTATTTCATGGAGGAAGTTGGAGAAAGAATTGTCAG AGCATAG
- the LOC132645902 gene encoding acetylajmalan esterase-like isoform X1: MAATIRLLDGLVLFLVILIVKNDAQELLKLQKPRLMKCKFDKIYQFGDSLSDTGNCIRENLCGTHILCGRPPYGMNFFHKATGRCSDGMLIIDFIALESGLPLLNPYKLQSANFRHGVNFAVAGATALPNEVLANKKIVNSALTNSSLSVQLDWMSSHFHTTCSPEKSNKSLFLVGEIGGNEFIYGLSQGKSMDESRRMVPEVVQTIIHGVKRVIGFGATRIIVPGNFPIGCHPIFLTEFMTDNSTAYDEYHCLKNLNNFAIFYNHHLQQAIDELKKEYTNITLIYGDYYNAFLWLLQNAVSLGLDKDSLQKACCGIGGDYNFDMSKRCGDQGVPVCVDPSTYISWDGVHLTQAAYGWLARWLIDDMLPKLNCHV, from the exons ATGGCAGCGACAATAAGATTGCTTGATGGCCTAGTCCTTTTTTTGGTCATTTTGATAGTGAAAAACGATGCTCAAGAATTACTAAAGCTTCAAAAACCAAGATTGATGAAATGCAAATTTGATAAGATATATCAGTTTGGTGACTCCCTTTCTGATACAGGCAATTGCATCAGAGAGAACCTTTGTGGAACTCATATTTTATGTGGAAGACCTCCTTATGGAATGAACTTTTTCCATAAAGCAACAGGACGTTGTTCTGACGGCATGCTTATCATTGATTTCATAG CACTGGAATCTGGTCTTCCTCTTCTAAATCCTTACAAGCTCCAAAGTGCAAATTTTAGGCATGGTGTGAATTTTGCAGTAGCAGGAGCTACTGCTTTACCAAATGAAGTTCTGGCAAATAAGAAGATTGTTAATTCAGCATTAACCAATAGTTCATTAAGTGTGCAACTTGATTGGATGTCTTCCCATTTCCACACCACCTGCTCCCCTG AAAAATCAAACAAGTCACTTTTCCTagttggagaaattggaggaaatgaATTCATTTATGGCTTATCCCAAGGTAAATCCATGGACGAATCGCGAAGAATGGTACCAGAAGTTGTACAGACCATCATTCATGGTGTTAAA AGAGTCATTGGTTTTGGAGCTACTCGAATTATTGTTCCAGGCAATTTCCCAATTGGTTGTCACCCAATTTTCCTAACGGAATTCATGACCGACAACTCAACTGCGTACGATGAGTACCACTGCTTGAAGAACTTAAATAATTTTGCAATATTCTACAATCATCATTTGCAGCAAGCCATTGATGAGCTGAAGAAAGAGTACACAAACATTACATTGATTTATGGTGACTACTACAACGCCTTTCTGTGGCTTCTACAAAACGCTGTCAGTCTTG GATTGGACAAAGACTCTCTACAAAAAGCATGTTGTGGAATAGGAGGAGACTATAATTTTGATATGAGTAAAAGATGTGGTGATCAAGGAGTCCCAGTGTGTGTTGACCCTAGTACTTACATCAGTTGGGATGGAGTTCATTTGACACAAGCAGCATACGGTTGGTTAGCAAGATGGCTAATTGATGACATGTTACCCAAATTGAACTGCCATGTTTAA
- the LOC132645900 gene encoding pentatricopeptide repeat-containing protein At3g05340, giving the protein MNTGWIFLNPRPVFPLYLSTLLFHFQAFSSVNPLSFPVNPARRISLLLSIYGKEGNVRLGSSIHASILKDPQFVFPGNQFNTQDTLVVWNSLVTMYARCSRTHDAVQVFDEMPVRDIVSWNSIVSGFVSNGNFKMGFGYFKEMVGSGCFKFDHASLTTILSACDGLDFIRVSKVMHGLVILSGMEREMSVSNALITSYFRCGCANSGRQVFDEMVVRNVISWTAVISGLAQNELCKESLDFLVKMQGDVVEPNYLTYLSALLACSGMKALDEARQIHGIVWKLGFQSDLCIESALMDVYSKCGSVQDAWQMFESAEFLDTIAMTVMLVGFAQNGYEEEALQIFVKMVRVGVDIDPDVLSAILGVFGSDTSLGLGKQVHSFVIKKGFISNSFVSNGLINMYSKCGELEESVEIFNSIARRNSVSWNSIIAAYARHGNAYRALQLYEEMRSDGVDPTDVTFISLLHACSHVGLVNKGMEFFESIESICGMTPRMEHYAAVVDLLGRAGLLSEAKSFIKGLPVKPDILIWQALLGACSIHGDVEMGKYAADQWLLTSPDNPVPFVLLANIYSSRGRWKERARTIRKLKETGVAKETGTSWIEIEKEVHRFVVADQLHPRAMIIYSTLLELFRHMRDEGYVPDNKFILYYIDGNETDFSADLQDTSELHAACGSHL; this is encoded by the coding sequence ATGAATACTGGATGGATTTTCTTGAATCCAAGGCCTGTTTTTCCTTTATACTTGTCCACTCTTCTCTTCCACTTCCAAGCATTCTCCTCTGTAAACCCACTAAGTTTCCCAGTCAACCCTGCACGACGAATAAGCCTCCTCCTTTCTATTTATGGGAAGGAAGGCAATGTTCGTCTTGGTTCTTCCATCCATGCTTCCATCCTCAAAGACCCACAATTTGTTTTTCCAGGAAATCAGTTTAATACCCAAGATACGCTTGTAGTTTGGAACTCTCTTGTAACAATGTATGCTAGATGTAGTAGGACACATGATGCTGTCCaggtgtttgatgaaatgcctgtGAGAGATATTGTTTCATGGAACTCGATTGTCTCAGGATTTGTAAGTAATGGGAATTTTAAGATGGGGTTTGGGTACTTTAAAGAAATGGTGGGGTCTGGTTGTTTTAAGTTTGATCATGCAAGTTTGACTACCATTTTATCAGCTTGTGATGGGCTTGATTTTATACGGGTTAGTAAAGTGATGCATGGATTGGTTATTTTGAGCGGAATGGAGAGGGAAATGTCTGTTAGTAATGCGTTGATTACTTCGTATTTTCGATGTGGTTGTGCTAATTCTGGCAGGCAGGTTTTTGATGAGATGGTTGTGAGGAATGTTATCTCTTGGACAGCTGTGATTTCTGGTCTTGCTCAAAATGAGTTATGTAAGGAAAGCTTGGATTTTTTGGTGAAGATGCAAGGTGATGTTGTTGAACCTAATTATTTGACGTACTTAAGTGCATTATTGGCATGTTCTGGCATGAAGGCGCTTGATGAGGCTCGTCAAATTCATGGGATTGTTTGGAAATTGGGGTTTCAATCAGATTTGTGTATAGAGAGTGCGTTGATGGATGTGTATTCCAAGTGTGGCAGTGTACAAGACGCTTGGCAGATGTTTGAGTCTGCGGAGTTTCTTGACACGATTGCTATGACAGTTATGCTTGTGGGGTTTGCACAAAACGGATATGAAGAGGAGGCTTTGCAGATCTTTGTGAAAATGGTAAGAGTAGGGGTTGACATTGACCCTGATGTACTATCAGCCATTCTTGGTGTCTTTGGTAGCGATACTTCCTTGGGTCTTGGTAAGCAAGTGCACTCTTTTGTCATCAAGAAAGGTTTCATTTCAAATTCGTTTGTGAGTAACGGTCTAATCAACATGTATTCCAAGTGTGGTGAACTGGAGGAATCTGTCGAAATCTTTAATAGtatagctcgaagaaattcagtCTCTTGGAATTCCATTATTGCTGCCTATGCTCGTCATGGGAATGCCTATAGGGCACTCCAGTTATATGAAGAAATGAGATCAGATGGTGTAGATCCAACTGATGTTACATTCATCTCTCTGCTTCATGCTTGTAGTCATGTAGGACTAGTAAATAAGGGTATGGAATTCTTCGAATCTATAGAGAGTATATGTGGGATGACTCCAAGAATGGAGCATTATGCTGCTGTAGTTGACTTGCTCGGTCGAGCTGGACTGCTAAGTGAAGCCAAGAGTTTCATCAAAGGGCTACCAGTAAAGCCAGACATACTTATTTGGCAGGCATTACTTGGTGCCTGTAGTATCCATGGTGATGTTGAGATGGGGAAATATGCAGCTGATCAATGGCTCTTGACTTCACCTGATAACCCCGTGCCATTTGTTCTACTGGCTAATATATATTCTTCCAGAGGGAGGTGGAAAGAGAGAGCTAGAACAATAAGGAAATTGAAGGAGACGGGGGTGGCAAAGGAGACAGGGACCAGCTGGATAGAGATAGAGAAGGAGGTACATCGTTTCGTAGTTGCAGATCAACTGCATCCGAGAGCCATGATCATTTATTCTACCTTGTTGGAGTTGTTTAGACACATGAGAGACGAAGGATATGTACCAGATAATAAGTTCATTCTATATTACATTGATGGTAATGAGACGGATTTTTCAGCAGATTTGCAAGATACCTCTGAACTTCATGCAGCATGTGGTAGTCATTTGTGA
- the LOC132645901 gene encoding uncharacterized protein LOC132645901, which yields MACSSLSCWCSAPIPKISPKTPFSSSLLPLNTRGFVGISLQKFISSSRVHAKFDKFQGQDNLEQDFTESPSLDPQLQTIEEEDDSCLPSDLEGAVQQSGQATASFVSSGGMRAIVELLIPQLQFLDDEGAQAELWELSRIFVETLIKETGCQRVKAIFPDAGAAALLKYRWQDSTFEFASLGDRKPVSREDEIVVMVVPDYQMLQYVERIASDLSDDPPRPLIMWNPRLISEDVGVGINVRRLRRNFLSTFTVAYSMRPLPDGAVFRCYPGLWKVFYDDKDRPNRYLLAKEQISRPTTEDLEIIYGGVDEKGEKGPSLLDQAAGIFSSINRFMKVISR from the exons ATGGCATGTTCAAGCCTCTCATGCTGGTGTTCTGCTCCAATACCCAAAATATCCCCCAAAACTCCCTTCTCTTCATCTCTTTTACCCTTAAATACTCGTGGGTTTGTTGGAATTTCACTCCAAAAATTCATTTCCAGCTCAAGAGTCCATGCCAAGTTTGACAAATTCCAAGGCCAAGATAATCTTGAACAAGACTTCACAGAATCACCTTCTTTAGACCCACAATTGCAAACaattgaagaagaagatgacaG TTGTCTGCCTTCTGATTTGGAGGGTGCCGTTCAGCAGTCGGGCCAAGCAACTGCCTCTTTTGTATCTTCAGGAGGAATGAGAGCCATA GTTGAGCTCTTAATACCACAGCTTCAGTTTCTTGATGACGAGGGTGCACAAGCTGAATTATGGGAACTATCAAGGATATTTGTTGAAACACTTATTAAGGAGACAGGATGCCAG AGAGTTAAAGCCATTTTTCCAGATGCTGGAGCTGCTGCACTTCTGAAATATAGGTGGCAAGATTCTACATTTGAATTCGCCAG TCTAGGTGATCGGAAGCCAGTCAGCAGGGAAGACGAAATTGTAGTCATGGTAGTTCCTGATTATCAGATGCTGCAATATGTAGAAAGAATTGCATCCGATCTCTCAGATGACCCG CCTAGGCCTCTTATCATGTGGAATCCGCGTCTGATTAGTGAGGATGTCGGAGTTGGGATCAATGTACGTAGGCTGCGGCGCAATTTTTTAAG CACCTTCACCGTGGCTTACTCGATGAGACCTCTACCAGATGGTGCTGTATTTAGATGTTATCCCGG ATTGTGGAAAGTGTTCTATGATGATAAGGACCGACCAAACAGATATCTTCTTGCCAAGGAACAGATCAGCCGTCCAACTACAGAAGATCTGGAG ATAATATATGGAGGTGTGGATGAGAAGGGAGAGAAGGGACCCTCACTGTTAGATCAAGCAGCTGGAATCTTTTCTTCTATAAACCGCTTCATGAAAGTCATTTCAAGATAG
- the LOC132645902 gene encoding acetylajmalan esterase-like isoform X2 → MAATIRLLDGLVLFLVILIVKNDAQELLKLQKPRLMKCKFDKIYQFGDSLSDTGNCIRENLCGTHILCGRPPYGMNFFHKATGRCSDGMLIIDFIEKSNKSLFLVGEIGGNEFIYGLSQGKSMDESRRMVPEVVQTIIHGVKRVIGFGATRIIVPGNFPIGCHPIFLTEFMTDNSTAYDEYHCLKNLNNFAIFYNHHLQQAIDELKKEYTNITLIYGDYYNAFLWLLQNAVSLGLDKDSLQKACCGIGGDYNFDMSKRCGDQGVPVCVDPSTYISWDGVHLTQAAYGWLARWLIDDMLPKLNCHV, encoded by the exons ATGGCAGCGACAATAAGATTGCTTGATGGCCTAGTCCTTTTTTTGGTCATTTTGATAGTGAAAAACGATGCTCAAGAATTACTAAAGCTTCAAAAACCAAGATTGATGAAATGCAAATTTGATAAGATATATCAGTTTGGTGACTCCCTTTCTGATACAGGCAATTGCATCAGAGAGAACCTTTGTGGAACTCATATTTTATGTGGAAGACCTCCTTATGGAATGAACTTTTTCCATAAAGCAACAGGACGTTGTTCTGACGGCATGCTTATCATTGATTTCATAG AAAAATCAAACAAGTCACTTTTCCTagttggagaaattggaggaaatgaATTCATTTATGGCTTATCCCAAGGTAAATCCATGGACGAATCGCGAAGAATGGTACCAGAAGTTGTACAGACCATCATTCATGGTGTTAAA AGAGTCATTGGTTTTGGAGCTACTCGAATTATTGTTCCAGGCAATTTCCCAATTGGTTGTCACCCAATTTTCCTAACGGAATTCATGACCGACAACTCAACTGCGTACGATGAGTACCACTGCTTGAAGAACTTAAATAATTTTGCAATATTCTACAATCATCATTTGCAGCAAGCCATTGATGAGCTGAAGAAAGAGTACACAAACATTACATTGATTTATGGTGACTACTACAACGCCTTTCTGTGGCTTCTACAAAACGCTGTCAGTCTTG GATTGGACAAAGACTCTCTACAAAAAGCATGTTGTGGAATAGGAGGAGACTATAATTTTGATATGAGTAAAAGATGTGGTGATCAAGGAGTCCCAGTGTGTGTTGACCCTAGTACTTACATCAGTTGGGATGGAGTTCATTTGACACAAGCAGCATACGGTTGGTTAGCAAGATGGCTAATTGATGACATGTTACCCAAATTGAACTGCCATGTTTAA